The sequence below is a genomic window from Paenibacillus sp. DCT19.
ACAGGCACAGGCATGTTCATCATGGGTGCAGCAACTCTTCTTGTTTATGAGCATACGATCGTTATTCTGCCACTATGGGCAAGAATGATTCTTGCTCCTTCGATAGGATTAATCGTGTATTTAATCGTAATGGGTTTGACACGTATGATTGATTTTCATGATTTGTCCCGTGTGCCTATTATCGGTTCATGGTTTGAACGTAGATCACGTAAATAAGCGATATCTTATTTGGAATCATCCTTCAGGCTAACATAGACTTTGCCATTATGATCAATGGAACAGATAAATACTTCCTTGAAATCAAGAATGCCTTTTTGCTGAATCTGATTTTTAAGCCAGAATCTTGTTTTCTGAATAAGTTCAAGATTTTGATCCTGAACTTTGCCATCCATGATTAGTGGCAAGGGCAGACCTTCATATTTGATATTCTGGAATCCATCCACTCGTTCTTGCCTAGCTTTTTGTTTGGTATGGGAGCTGCCTCCATTATTTGATGATCCGTTTCCACCTGAATTGCTCTGATTGCTCGGAAATACTGTTAATTTACCTGTTGTCTCAAGAATGGCAAACTCGACGTCGCCAATGCTATCTATATTTTGCTCACGCAACTGAAGTAACAGATCATCCAGATTGTATCGTTGCTTACGCATCTCATCCCGATGCAGAGTACCTTTGGAGATGAGAACCGTCGGTTTGCCATCAATCATTAGGCGAAGTCTACGACTCTTGAGACTGATAAATGCCACACCAATCTGCATTATAAGTACAGTTAGCATGGGCACTATTCCGTGAGAAAGAGGTTTTTCCATATCCTCGATGACGAAGGCCGCAATCTCTGCAAGCATAATGGACACGACGAGGTCAAACATGGACAGCTTTCCAATTTCCCTCTTCCCCATCACCCTGATCGCGCCATAGACAATGAAATACATGAGGATTGTTCGAAAAATATGGGCTCCGATATCTGAGAAGTTCACGACAAGGTTCCTCCTTTGTTTGAGTTATCCATAGGCACCTGTAGCGTAATCCCTATTTTGACCCGAAGCTAACATGCTCATGCAGAGCAAATCCATTCATTTAATGGAAAATTCAGTTCATAAGTCCGAAGGCTTGACCATACACTGTATTAATTTCAAACTTGTACAAGGGGGATGCTTCATGCAGCTGATTCGCCGAGTGATCTCGTTTCGAATGTCCAACCCAATTTTGTCGGGACTCTGTCATGCCTTTGTTTGGATGTTACTAGGAGCATTGGTTCTTTCTTTATTTCTCTGGATGACTGGAATGCGGGAGCAGGATCTTTCCCTGTATACTTACGTTGTTCATGGGCTGTCGCTACTCATTGGTGGATTTGTAGCTGGCAAAAGATCTGGTGAAAAAGGATGGTATCACGGTGGTCTTACGGGTGTCGTTTATGGCTTCATTGTACTGGTCATTGGTTTCCTGGCATTGGATGCCTCGTTCAACTGGAAAGATAGCTTACAACTCGCAAGTGCATTTCTAATCTCTGCTCTGGGTGGAATTTTTGGGGTAAACACACGGCGGAACTAACAGCTAACGAGTGTTTGTCTGACATGGGGCATAAAGGCATCTGGGTCATTCTAAAAACAAAAAAAGAACCGGAGCCCTATAGCAGGAGCTCCGGTTCTGTAATAAATAAAATTAACTACTGTGAGCGAGATCTAAGTACGTCTACAACTTCTCGCTCATTTATAATTATTCAGCAGTTTCACGACTTACTGCACTGCTGATCGCATTACGATCAAATGTAAGCTTCGTTACATCGTTTACGCGTAGAACAACCACGTCTTCTGTAATTTCAGCGATTGTACCATGGAGACCACCGATTGTTACGATTTTATCGCCTTTTTTCAACTGGCTAAGCATCGAATTACGCTGTTTTTGCTTCTTGTTCTGTGGACGAATCATCAAGAAGTAGAAAATCGCAACCATAAGTACCAAAGGTACAATCAAAGATACAATACCTCCGCCTGGATTAGCCGCTTGTAGTGCCATTCCTTGAAACATGTAAACTCCCCTTATCGACTATACGTACAAGATAATGCTTGTTCCTCCGGTTCCGCAATAAACCACATTAGAAACCTTTGTCATTGTCATGAAGACCATATTGATCGAAAAATTCATCCCGGAAATCAAGCAGACGATCTTCCATAATGGCTTTACGCACGTTGCGCATCAAATTCTGCAAGAAATGAAGATTATGGATGGTCGTCAGACGCAAGCCAAACGTTTCATCCGCCTTGATTAAATGACGCAAATAGGCTCTGGAATAGTTACGACAAGTGTAGCAATCACATTCAGGGTCAAGTGGCCCAAAATCAGTTGCAAACTTGGCATTTCGAACTACAAGCCGTCCTTGGCTAGTCATCGTTGTTCCGTTACGGGCAATTCGCGTTGGAAGTACGCAATCGAACATGTCTACTCCACGAATCGATCCCTCAATCAATGCATCGGGTGAACCTACCCCATTAAATAACGTGGTTTGTTGGAAGGCAACAAAGGCACCGTATAATCCAACACGCCATACATTAAATGTTTCGGTTCTCCAACACTCAGTCCACCAATAGCATACCCCGGGAAATCCATGGAAGTCAAATCTGCCGCGCTTTGGCGGCGCAGATCTTCGTGCATTCCGCCCTGCACGATGGCGAACAGACCTTGGTCATGTGGACGGGCATGACTTTCCAAGCAACGCTCAGCCCAGCGGCTAGTACGTTCAAGAGATTTTTTCACATATTCATATTCTGCAGGGTATGGCGGACATTCATCAAATGCCATCATAATATCGGAACCCAGTGCGTTCTGTATTTCCATAGCCACTTCTGGGGACAAGAACTTTTTGTCTCCATTCAGATGTGAGCGGAAATTCACGCCTTCCTCTGTGATTTTACGCATTTCACTGAGAGAGAATACTTGGAATCCACCACTATCGGTCAGAATTGGGCGATCCCAATTCATGAATTTGTGCAAGCCACCAGCTTGACGAATAATCTCATGTCCGGGTCTCAGAAACAGATGATACGTATTACTCAGAATAATCTGCGCATCCATTTCCTTTAACTCTTCAGGACTCATCGTTTTAACGGTTGCTTGCGTGCCTACTGGCATGAACGTTGGTGTCTCAATGATTCCGTGAGGTGTATGTACACGTCCTAATCGGGCACCAGATTGTTTACAAGTTTTAATATGTTCGTACGTAATTGCTGCCATTGGTTTTAATCATCCTCTAAAAGTTAATCGTTAGACCTGTATTCGTGAATCAATTAATAGATCAACATTGCATCGCCAAAGCTGAAAAATCTATACTCTTGCGCAATAGCTTCCTCATAGGCGTGCATAATGTGTTCTCTACCTGCAAGCGCACTTACCAGCATGACCAATGTAGATTTCGGAAGATGGAAATTCGTCAGCATGCCATCAATAACCTTGAAGGTATATCCAGGATAGATGAAAATTTTAGTCCAGCCACTGCTCTCCTGCAATATCCCATGCTCAAATTTACTTCCTACCGTTTCAAGTGTACGACAACTTGTCGTACCTACGGCAAAAACACGATTCCCACGTTGCTTCGTTTCGTTAATGAGATCCGCCGTCTCCTGTGAGATAGAGTAATACTCCTCATGCATAACATGATCCTCTACCACATCTACGGACATCGGGCGGAATGTTCCCAGCCCCACATGAAGCGTAATGAAGGTTACGTTAACACCTTTTGCTCGAATCTGATCAAGTAGTGCATCTGTAAAATGAAGCCCAGCTGTTGGTGCGGCCGCAGACCCTTCATGCTTCGCATATACCGTCTGATAGCGTTCACGATCATCCAGTGTTTCTTTAATATATGGAGGCAACGGCATTTCACCGAGTCGATCTAAGATTTCCTGAAAGATTCCCTCATACGAAAATGTAAGCATACGCGCGCCCATTTCGCCTTCTTCGTCGATCACGGCTTTCAGTTCATCTCCAAAAACGATAACAGAACCGGCTTTCAGCTTTTTACCTGGCTTAACCAGTGCTTCCCAGCGATCACCTTCCACGTTTTTGAGAAGTAACACTTCCGCTTTGGCTCCAGTATCCTCTTTTGTTCCAAACAAACGAGCTGGCAATACCCGTGTATCGTTGAGCACAAGTGTGTCACCAGGCTGTAGAAAATTAATAATATCCGGAAACGTGTGATGGTTAACTTCACCGCTCTCCTTATTCAACGTAAGCAAGCGAGACGCTGTCCGATCAAGCAACGGCGTCTGTGCAATAAGCTGTTCCGGCAATTCAAAATCATATAAGTTCACATTCATGTTCAATTCATTCCTTAACAATAGTCGCATTTTGGTAATAGTGTTTCAATATTTCCTGGTAATCATACCCTTCATCTGCCATGCCTTTGGCTCCCCATTGTGACAAACCTAATCCATGACCATTTCCTTGGCCAATGAACATAAAGTTCTGTCCCTGAGTTACGGCTCTTGCCTGACCATCACCGCTCATGACAACAAGGGCATTACCGGAAGAAGTCCCTGTACCTGAGGCAGACAATACGGCCGCCCCTTGAGACCCGGTCTTACTCGCTGTATTCCCGTCAGCGCCTAATACAGTATAACTTCCAGTACCTGCAATATCAAATAAAGTACTAGGCAATCCACCTAGCGCCGAGCGGTACGTATCTGCATATTTAACAGTTAGCGCTTGTCCATTCGCACTTACTTCAAGTGCTCGACCAGAAGGTCCGCGCTTCGTGACTTCTAATGTTGAGATAGATGAAGGAACAGCCGTTGTTGTTTTACCTTGTAACGTTTTGACTAATTGAGCAGAGGTAAATGGCCCTCTCACCCAAGCGTAATCATTGGATTGCGCTACTTTTGCCAAAACAACGGCTTCGTTTCCTGGATTCATTTTGGCTACCGGCTCAACGGTAGATTGAATTAGCGGGATGGCACGAACATTCGTATTCTGTGCCGTAACGGTAACCTTGGAAAGACCTGCATCAGTTTTGGAGCTTAGCTCCTTCACATTGTCCTCACGGATATATCCACTGATGCCTGAGTTGAGCAGTACATGATACCACGTATGCAATCCAGCCTGCGCTGATGTATCTCCAGAGCTATCCACATTGGTGAAGACTCCTGCTCCCCCGTTCCAAACCTCGGAAGGATGTGCCGTTTGTCCACCCGCATTAGATGAGAACACAGCCTCTACAATTTTATCCCCACTTTTGACAACTTCTCCTGCCGTAGCATCCACTGCGCTGGTTACTTTATCATTCTCCGAATCAATGCCGTTATAGGCTTGACTTAGTGTAGTATCCACAACATTAGCAATTTGGAAGCGAGTGCCCTGTTGAAGAGCATAGGATCGAGCAGCAACTGCTTGTACTTTCAGAGCCTCTGCTGGCCAGGAGGAATACACCTCTGCTCCAACAACGGAGTACAAATATTGTTCTAGTGGAACGACATTCACTAAGGCCAAGTCACCATTTACGATACTTAGTTCCATATTCCCTCGATATGTCCGCTGGGAACGTTCCAACACTTTGATACCACTTCCATCTCCTTGTACCCAAGCTTTGGCTACCGTACCTGCAATCGTGTAGTGTACCGCGGTCTTAGGCGTGTCAAGGCTTAACCCTGCATCCTGCCGGATGATTAGAGCGGAGCTATTATTAGCTACAGGAGATAGACTGATACCAGCTGCTTGTGCCTCAACTGACTTTTTCACAGCAGTCAGCTCCGCATCTGTTACAGCTTCACCGACCCATACACTGTACCCCGAACTACCAGCGTCCAATGACAGTACGGTATAGGAAGTGACGCCTGATACTGAGAGAGAAGCTTGCGCCGCTTGTGCTTCTTGTAAGGAGCTATAGTTTCCAGTAGATAAATGTTTAGTTCCGGTTATGACTGGTTTCTGTCCACCCAATTGAGCTGCTGCAACTTTCTGAACACGAGCAACTGCTTGTCCAGCAAGTGCCTCTGTAGCATAGTTTCCGGTATAGAGCTGATACACCGTTTTGCCACTCACACTTGAGCTGAAGAGTAGCGGCTTATCGCTGGTTGGTTGCAATAATTTGGCTGCTGCCGCCGCTGTTTTGAAATCTGCTGTCTCCAACACCTTCACACGGAAACCATCCGCACTGAATCGAACCTGCCCAGCTGGAAGACTTACATTAGTACCCGTCTCAGATCCAACTGTCCAACTTCCATTAGATTCAAGAGTAATTAATGGTGTTGTTGATTTATATGTGCTTCCTAGATTTGCAAACATCGCAACCCGAATTAACTGTCCATCATTTTCTGCTGCATAAGCGGGTACCTGCAGACATCCTGCCATCAATACAGCAGCAGCCAAAACCTTTAACCGGCGACTCCATTTTTTATTTTGTATTGCTTTCCCCACGATCAAGCTCCTCTCCGCACTTTTCCTTGTGTATATAAGTTCAACTAAAAAGTTTAGTTGAACTTATATACATTATAGATACATCTATAAATTTTAAAATTCATTATATTTTATTAGCTGGTTGATGTACTAGAAGAGTGTCCTTCCCACTGCCCATCGCACTACTTGTTACTTTCCATCTCGTGGCGGAATCGGCAAACCTAAATGATGGTAAGCCATATCTGTAACAATCCGACCTCTTGGTGTACGTTGAATCATACCGATCTGCAATAAATAAGGCTCATAGACATCCTCAATCGTTTGACTCTCTTCACCAATCGTAGCTGCAATCGTATCCAGACCAACCGGGCCTCCCCGGAAGCTATTGATCATAGATTTAAGCATCTTATGGTCGATTTCGTCCAATCCTCTAGGATCAATCTGTAGACGTTTAAGCGCTTCTTCTGCTAATGCCTGTGTAATGACTCCATCGCCTCGTACCTGAGCGAAATCTCGAACCCGCTTCAATAAACGATTGGCAATCCTCGGCGTTCCACGGGAACGGAGGGCAATCTCTTCTGCAGCGTCTCCAACAATCTCAACCCCAAGAATCTCTGTAGAGCGAGAGACAATGTAGGCTAGCTCATCAACCGTATAAAATTCCAGACGGCTAATGACACCAAAACGATCCCGCAGAGGCGCAGACAGCAAACCAGCGCGTGTTGTAGCCCCAATAAGAGTGAACGGTGGTAGGTCAAGACGCACAGATCGCGCACTAGGCCCTTTACCGATCATAATATCCAATGCAGAGTCTTCCATCGCAGGGTACATCACTTCTTCAACTGTACGATGCAGGCGATGAATTTCGTCAATAAATAACACATCACCCTCCTGAAGATTGGTCAGCAATGCTGCCAGATCTCCTGGTCGCTCAATCGCAGGCCCTGACGTGGTGCGCAGGTTAACGCCCAATTCATTGGCAACGATGTTGGCAAGTGTCGTTTTACCGAGCCCTGGTGGACCATACAATAAAACATGATCCAAGGCTTCATTACGCATTTTGGCTGCTTCAATATATACTTTTAAATTTTCCTTAACCTGATTTTGTCCAATATATTCATTCAAATACCGGGGACGAAGACTCAGCTCAACAGCTTGATCATCCATCATCAGGTTAGCGGAAATAATACGCTCATCCATATTTATCCCTACCTTTTTAGTACGAGCCACTGTGCTGTCGTGGTGGTAAAGTTAGTTATCCAGTGAATAGCATTTGCAGTGCTCGTTTCATCAACACATCAACCGAATCCGCAGATGTAACATCTTTTTTCAACTTGAGCCATACTTTATCCAACTCGCTGTCTGTGTAACCAAGTGCTTTGAGACCATCACGTGCCTCATCCCAAGCAGAGCCGCTTCCTGCTTCTTCTGAAGGAGGGGCAAATAAACCTGTTGCATACGCCGCGGCACCGAACCCGTCCAGCTTATCCTTCAGATCCAAAATCATACGCTGAGCTGTCTTTTTACCGATTCCCGGCAGCTTGGTCAGGAACGTCAGATTCTCTTGGTAAATCGCTGTAACGACATGATCAGGCGTGCCTCCCGCCAAAATGCCCAGGGCAACTCGTGGTCCAATACCGGACACCTCGATCAACTTACGAAACAAGCGCTGTTCTTCTCTTGTAACAAAACCATATAGCAACATGGCATCTTCACGCACGTGATGATGGGTGTAGACCATGATCTCACCTTCTTGCTTCGCGAACGCATACGGATTAGGACAAAATACACGATAGCCCACACCTTGAACATCAAGCACAATATATTCATTCTCCACATGCACGAACTGTCCTCTAAGAAAATCAATCATTTTCGCAATACCTCATTTAACTTAGAATTTAATGTATATGAATGTGCATGACATACAGCTACTGCTAACGCATCTGCTACGTCATCTGGCTTGGGAATCGCCTGTAAACGCAGAAACATTTTGACCATCTCTTGCACTTGACGTTTCTCCGCCTTGCCGTATCCTACAATCGCCTGTTTAATCTGCATCGGCGTGTACTCAGCAATAGGTAGCCCTTTCTGTGCAGCCGCCAAGACCATTACCCCTCTGGCCTGACTGACGGACATCGCTGTTGTAACGTTCCGATTGAAGAAAAGTTTCTCCAGTGCGACTGCATCTGGCTTATATTTATCGATGAGCTGCACCATGCCCTCATATACGTGAAGCAATCGTTCCTCTTCAGGTGTATGTGCCTCTGTCTGAATGCAGCCATATTGTACAGGAACCACTTTACTACCGATCTTATCCACAAAACCAAACCCAACAATCGCAATTCCCGGGTCTATCCCCAAAAAACGCAAACCCATCTCTCCCTTACAATAAAGCGAACATATGTATCGTTCATTTCATTATAACAAAAAGATAGACCCTGCGGCAGGAAACTTTGACTACATTTTAATCCTCAAACAAACTACCCCTCACTCTCCTATCGAGCCATAGAAAACACTGTCGTTTAGCCTTTATCGATGTAACAAAACATATTCCAATCCTTCGGTGCCCAAAGTAGATCAAGGCCTAGAATATTTTCAGACCAGTAGTGTATCACGCTGTTCCATAGGCGAACTTATTTCCCCAGGATCACTCAACACACGACAAAAAGGACATCTTTTCGATGCCCTCCTCCAGCAAACTCATATCCCGTCTTAGATTTTATGCTGTTCGAAATTTATTGGAGTCAGCCACCATTTCGAATGACTTCTTCCGTCTCTCGATCAATCGCATAGTCACTAAATGTCGAAATCACACTGTTATACTCATCTTTATCCTGTACTCGGATTCCTTGCTGCAGCTGCTCCCATACTCCTTCAGGCAGAGAAGACTCAAGTGACCCAACATCCATCTGAAAAAAAGTACGGATTACTTTGTCTTCTGCAGGGCGACCTTCGTACAGATTTAGATTACCCAAAGCATCTATGCTAATATAAGCCTGCTCTTTGCATAGAGGAGAAAGGTCGTCAACGTGTTGCTTAACCCGTAATGCATCTGCTGCAACTTCTGCATCCCATTCAGGATGTTGAATTAACAATACTTCGATTTGCGAAGCTGTCATTTTGCCTAATTGCTCTGTCTCGACTCCACAGACATAGTGGACTTCCAGTACAACAGCAGTTAAATCATCAGGCGCATTAGATACTAGTTGTTTAAGTATGGCTTGTACCTCTGCTTCTGAACGTTTCTCTTCTATAGGAGCTGCCCCCATAACAGTAACGGTCTCACTAAAATTAGTTGTTAATAAACGTTGAATGTGAGAGGAGATGGACAGTCCACTATACGCCAGTAATGTTACAGCCACTAAAGCTAGACTCATCCATGCAGTTCGTTTCCAACGTCGCCAACGTCTCTTCCATTGTTTCTTTAATTTAAACGTGTTCACGTGAACCCCTTCTATCACTTTTTTAAAACTAGTGTGACCGAAAGGGTTATCGTTTATGCACAATCAATTCTGCATTTAAACATCACTTACACAAATACAAAAAGAGACTATCCTATTATAGATAGTCTCTTTTCTCAGATCGGGATGACACGATTTGAACATGCGACCCCCTGGTCCCAAACCAGGTGCTCTACCAAGCTGAGCTACATCCCGTTATGTATACCGGCGAGAGGACTCGAACCTCCACGGTTTCCCACTCGATTTTGAGTCGAGCGCGTCTGCCATTCCGCCACGCCGGCATATAAAGTTATAATGGCGCGCCCTGAGAGATTCGAACTCCCGGCCTTTTGATTCGTAGTCAAACGCTCTATCCAGCTGAGCTAAGGGCGCAAATTGGAGCGGAAGACGGGAATCGAACCCGCGACCCTCGCCTTGGCAAGGCGATGCTCTACCGCTGAGCCACTTCCGCATACGGTAAGGTGTAGACAAAAACAAAATGGATTCTCATCCCTGAAGCATAAACTTAAATGGCGGAACCGACGGGATTCGAACCCGCGATCTCCTGCGTGACAGGCAGGCATGTTAGGCCAACTACACCACGGTTCCAAAATAAAAAATTGCGGGGGCAGGATTTGAACCTGCGGCCTTCGGGTTATGAGCCCGACGAGCTACCGGGCTGCTCCACCCCGCGTCGTTAAAAAAAGTATATATGGTGGAGGCTGAGGGGATCGAACCCCCGACCCTCTGCTTGTAAGGCAGATGCTCTCCCAGCTGAGCTAAGCCTCCATCTATATGACCCGTAGGGGATACTCTCACTTCGTTCGAGACTGCGATGCAGTGCTAACGAAGTTTATCCTCCGACGAACCTTTGGGATTCTCATCCCTTGTTGAAGCAATAGAAATTGCTATGACCCGTAGGGGATTCGAACCCCTGTTACCTCCGTGAAAGGGAGGTGTCTTAACCCCTTGACCAACGGGCCTTAATGGCTCCCCGAACAGGGCTCGAACCTGTGACAACTCGATTAACAGTCGAGTGCTCTACCAACTGAGCTATCAGGGAATAACATACATTTACATAAGTAAATGTAATTCATCGTACAATGTATACAAGTAAAACTTGTACCTATGTAAGAAAAATTTGCTTGGCGGCGTCCTACTCTCCCAGGACCCTGCGGTCCAAGTACCATCGGCGCTAGAGGGCTTAACGGTCGTGTTCGGGATGGGTACGTGTGGAACCCCTCCGCCATCGCCACCAAACGCGTAGCTTACATCTCAGAGTGTTGTTCTCTGAAAACTAGATTCGAAACGAAAGTCTGCGATTTAAAACGTGCTAATTGGATAAGCCCTCGACCGATTAGTACTGGTCAGCTCCATGCATTACTGCACTTCCACCCCCAGCCTATCTACCTCGTCGTCTTCAAGGGGTCTTACATACTGGGAAATCTCATCTTGAGGGGGCTTCACGCTTAGATGCTTTCAGCGCTTATCCCGTCCGTACATAGCTACCCAGCGGTGCTCCTGGCGGAACAACTGGTACACCAGCGGTACGTCCATCCCGGTCCTCTCGTACTAAGGACAGCTCCTCTCAAATTTCCTACGCCCACGACAGATAGGGACCGAACTGTCTCACGACGTTCTGAACCCAGCTCGCGTACCGCTTTAATGGGCGAACAGCCCAACCCTTGGGACCTACTTCAGCCCCAGGATGCGATGAGCCGACATCGAGGTGCCAAACCTCCCCGTCGATGTGGACTCTTGGGGGAGATAAGCCTGTTATCCCCAGGGTAGCTTTTATCCGTTGAGCGATGGCCCTTCCATGCGGTACCACCGGATCACT
It includes:
- a CDS encoding DUF421 domain-containing protein, whose amino-acid sequence is MYFIVYGAIRVMGKREIGKLSMFDLVVSIMLAEIAAFVIEDMEKPLSHGIVPMLTVLIMQIGVAFISLKSRRLRLMIDGKPTVLISKGTLHRDEMRKQRYNLDDLLLQLREQNIDSIGDVEFAILETTGKLTVFPSNQSNSGGNGSSNNGGSSHTKQKARQERVDGFQNIKYEGLPLPLIMDGKVQDQNLELIQKTRFWLKNQIQQKGILDFKEVFICSIDHNGKVYVSLKDDSK
- a CDS encoding TIGR04086 family membrane protein — translated: MQLIRRVISFRMSNPILSGLCHAFVWMLLGALVLSLFLWMTGMREQDLSLYTYVVHGLSLLIGGFVAGKRSGEKGWYHGGLTGVVYGFIVLVIGFLALDASFNWKDSLQLASAFLISALGGIFGVNTRRN
- the yajC gene encoding preprotein translocase subunit YajC, which produces MFQGMALQAANPGGGIVSLIVPLVLMVAIFYFLMIRPQNKKQKQRNSMLSQLKKGDKIVTIGGLHGTIAEITEDVVVLRVNDVTKLTFDRNAISSAVSRETAE
- the queA gene encoding tRNA preQ1(34) S-adenosylmethionine ribosyltransferase-isomerase QueA, giving the protein MNVNLYDFELPEQLIAQTPLLDRTASRLLTLNKESGEVNHHTFPDIINFLQPGDTLVLNDTRVLPARLFGTKEDTGAKAEVLLLKNVEGDRWEALVKPGKKLKAGSVIVFGDELKAVIDEEGEMGARMLTFSYEGIFQEILDRLGEMPLPPYIKETLDDRERYQTVYAKHEGSAAAPTAGLHFTDALLDQIRAKGVNVTFITLHVGLGTFRPMSVDVVEDHVMHEEYYSISQETADLINETKQRGNRVFAVGTTSCRTLETVGSKFEHGILQESSGWTKIFIYPGYTFKVIDGMLTNFHLPKSTLVMLVSALAGREHIMHAYEEAIAQEYRFFSFGDAMLIY
- a CDS encoding SpoIID/LytB domain-containing protein — its product is MGKAIQNKKWSRRLKVLAAAVLMAGCLQVPAYAAENDGQLIRVAMFANLGSTYKSTTPLITLESNGSWTVGSETGTNVSLPAGQVRFSADGFRVKVLETADFKTAAAAAKLLQPTSDKPLLFSSSVSGKTVYQLYTGNYATEALAGQAVARVQKVAAAQLGGQKPVITGTKHLSTGNYSSLQEAQAAQASLSVSGVTSYTVLSLDAGSSGYSVWVGEAVTDAELTAVKKSVEAQAAGISLSPVANNSSALIIRQDAGLSLDTPKTAVHYTIAGTVAKAWVQGDGSGIKVLERSQRTYRGNMELSIVNGDLALVNVVPLEQYLYSVVGAEVYSSWPAEALKVQAVAARSYALQQGTRFQIANVVDTTLSQAYNGIDSENDKVTSAVDATAGEVVKSGDKIVEAVFSSNAGGQTAHPSEVWNGGAGVFTNVDSSGDTSAQAGLHTWYHVLLNSGISGYIREDNVKELSSKTDAGLSKVTVTAQNTNVRAIPLIQSTVEPVAKMNPGNEAVVLAKVAQSNDYAWVRGPFTSAQLVKTLQGKTTTAVPSSISTLEVTKRGPSGRALEVSANGQALTVKYADTYRSALGGLPSTLFDIAGTGSYTVLGADGNTASKTGSQGAAVLSASGTGTSSGNALVVMSGDGQARAVTQGQNFMFIGQGNGHGLGLSQWGAKGMADEGYDYQEILKHYYQNATIVKE
- the ruvB gene encoding Holliday junction branch migration DNA helicase RuvB, which gives rise to MDERIISANLMMDDQAVELSLRPRYLNEYIGQNQVKENLKVYIEAAKMRNEALDHVLLYGPPGLGKTTLANIVANELGVNLRTTSGPAIERPGDLAALLTNLQEGDVLFIDEIHRLHRTVEEVMYPAMEDSALDIMIGKGPSARSVRLDLPPFTLIGATTRAGLLSAPLRDRFGVISRLEFYTVDELAYIVSRSTEILGVEIVGDAAEEIALRSRGTPRIANRLLKRVRDFAQVRGDGVITQALAEEALKRLQIDPRGLDEIDHKMLKSMINSFRGGPVGLDTIAATIGEESQTIEDVYEPYLLQIGMIQRTPRGRIVTDMAYHHLGLPIPPRDGK
- the ruvA gene encoding Holliday junction branch migration protein RuvA gives rise to the protein MIDFLRGQFVHVENEYIVLDVQGVGYRVFCPNPYAFAKQEGEIMVYTHHHVREDAMLLYGFVTREEQRLFRKLIEVSGIGPRVALGILAGGTPDHVVTAIYQENLTFLTKLPGIGKKTAQRMILDLKDKLDGFGAAAYATGLFAPPSEEAGSGSAWDEARDGLKALGYTDSELDKVWLKLKKDVTSADSVDVLMKRALQMLFTG
- the ruvC gene encoding crossover junction endodeoxyribonuclease RuvC; translated protein: MRFLGIDPGIAIVGFGFVDKIGSKVVPVQYGCIQTEAHTPEEERLLHVYEGMVQLIDKYKPDAVALEKLFFNRNVTTAMSVSQARGVMVLAAAQKGLPIAEYTPMQIKQAIVGYGKAEKRQVQEMVKMFLRLQAIPKPDDVADALAVAVCHAHSYTLNSKLNEVLRK
- a CDS encoding BofC C-terminal domain-containing protein; protein product: MNTFKLKKQWKRRWRRWKRTAWMSLALVAVTLLAYSGLSISSHIQRLLTTNFSETVTVMGAAPIEEKRSEAEVQAILKQLVSNAPDDLTAVVLEVHYVCGVETEQLGKMTASQIEVLLIQHPEWDAEVAADALRVKQHVDDLSPLCKEQAYISIDALGNLNLYEGRPAEDKVIRTFFQMDVGSLESSLPEGVWEQLQQGIRVQDKDEYNSVISTFSDYAIDRETEEVIRNGG